The Bos indicus x Bos taurus breed Angus x Brahman F1 hybrid chromosome 3, Bos_hybrid_MaternalHap_v2.0, whole genome shotgun sequence genome includes a window with the following:
- the LOC113890540 gene encoding olfactory receptor 12-like: MSPYGNRNLSVMPLQKFVLDGFQTQALLFALFLALYVVAILGNLTIIMVITLDARLHSPMYFFLKNLSFVDLCYSSVIYPKALANFLSSSKVITFAGCATQFFFFSMVGTTEAFLLAVMAYDRLVAICSPLCYPISMRPSVCACLVLGTYCGGCVNSILQTSFTFSLPFCSSNHIDHFFCDVLPLLKLACADTIINELVMFGLCGVITVGTILVILTSYGYITVTILKMRSGRGRHKLFSTCGSHLTAVSIYYGTVFVMYVQPGAVESMQQGKVVSVFYTLVIPMLNPLIYSLRNKEVKDALWRLGQKHTAT, translated from the coding sequence ATGTCACCCTATGGGAATAGAAACCTTTCAGTGATGCCTTTGCAGAAGTTTGTACTGGATGGATTTCAGACCCAGGCCTTGCTGTTTGCTCTGTTCCTGGCCCTGTACGTGGTGGCCATCCTGGGGAACCTCACCATAATCATGGTCATCACCCTGGATGCCCGTCTGCACTCCccaatgtacttcttcctcaagAACCTCTCCTTTGTGGACTTGTGCTACTCATCTGTCATCTACCCCAAAGCCCTGGCCAACTTCCTGTCCTCCTCCAAGGTCATCACCTTTGCAGGATGTGCCACTCAGTTCTTCTTCTTCTCCATGGTGGGCACCACTGAGGCATTCCTCTTGgccgtgatggcctatgaccgcttaGTGGCCATCTGCAGCCCCCTGTGCTACCCTATCTCCATGCGCCCTTCTGTGTGTGCCTGCCtggtattgggcacctactgtggGGGCTGTGTCAACTCCATTCTTCAGACCAGCTTCACATTCAGCCTCCCATTCTGCAGCTCCAACCACATCGaccacttcttctgtgatgtGCTTCCCTTACTTAAGCTTGCCTGTGCTGACACTATCATCAATGAGCTGGTCATGTTTGGCCTTTGTGGGGTCATAACTGTGGGCACCATACTTGTGATCCTCACCTCCTATGGCTATATCACAGTGACCATCCTGAAGATGCGATCAGGAAGAGGGAGACACAAGCTCTTCTCCACCTGCGGCTCCCACTTGACAGCTGTGTCCATCTATTATGGGACAGTTTTTGTCATGTATGTCCAGCCAGGAGCTGTGGAGTCCATGCAGCAGGGCAAGGTGGTCTCTGTTTTCTACACCCTGGTCATCCCGATGCTCAACCCCCtcatctacagtctgagaaaCAAGGAGGTGAAGGATGCCCTGTGGAGACTGGGCCAGAAGCACACAGCCACGTGA
- the LOC113890539 gene encoding olfactory receptor 12-like: MSPHRNGNLSVMPLQEFVLDGFEGGLQTQALLFALFLVLYMVAILGNLIMMVVITLDARLHSPMYFFLKNLSLVDLCYSSVIAPKALANFLSSSKVITFEGCATQFFFFSMLVTTEGFLLAVMAYDRFMAICSPLRYPISMCPSVCARLMLGCYSGGCLNSILQTSFTFSLPFCSSNHIDHFFCDVPPLLKLACADTTINELLLFGICGLIIMGTILVIVISYSYITVTILRMHSGGGRHKLLSTCGSHMTAVSLLYGTVFVMYAQPGAVQSMEQGKVVSVFYTLVIPMLNPLIYSLRNKDVKDALWRLGQKHTAT; this comes from the coding sequence ATGTCACCCCACAGAAATGGAAACCTCTCAGTGATGCCTCTGCAGGAGTTTGTGCTGGATGGATTTGAGGGTGGTCTGCAGACCCAGGCCCTGCTCTTTGCTCTGTTCCTGGTCCTGTACATGGTGGCCATCCTGGGGAACCTCATCATGATGGTGGTCATCACCCTGGATGCCCGTCTGCACTCCccaatgtacttcttcctcaagAACCTCTCACTTGTGGACCTGTGTTACTCGTCTGTCATTGCACCTAAGGCCTTGGCCAACTTCCTGTCCTCCTCCAAGGTCATTACCTTTGAGGGATGTGCCACCCAGTTCTTCTTCTTCTCCATGCTGGTCACCACTGAGGGATTCCTCTTGgccgtgatggcctatgaccgcttcaTGGCCATCTGCAGTCCCCTGCGCTATCCTATCTCCATGTGCCCCTCGGTCTGTGCTCGCCTGATGCTGGGCTGCTACTCTGGGGGCTGCCTCAACTCCATTCTGCAGACCAGCTTCACATTCAGCCTCCCGTTCTGTAGCTCCAACCACATTGaccacttcttctgtgatgtGCCGCCTCTACTCAAGCTTGCCTGTGCTGACACTACCATCAATGAGCTGCTCTTGTTTGGCATTTGTGGCCTCATTATCATGGGCACCATACTTGTGATTGTCATCTCCTACAGCTACATCACAGTGACCATCCTGAGGATGCACTCAGGAGGAGGGAGACACAAGCTCTTATCTACCTGTGGCTCCCACATGACAGCCGTGTCCCTCCTTTATGGGACTGTCTTTGTCATGTATGCCCAGCCGGGagctgtgcagtccatggagcagGGCAAGGTGGTCTCTGTCTTCTACACCCTGGTCATCCCGATGCTGAATCCCCtcatctacagtctgagaaaCAAGGACGTGAAGGATGCCCTGTGGAGACTGGGGCAGAAACACACAGCCACATGA